One Jannaschia sp. GRR-S6-38 genomic window carries:
- a CDS encoding zinc-dependent alcohol dehydrogenase, with the protein MKALVYTGPESLEFRETPDPQPPEGHHLVRIESVGICGSDMHAFLGHDPRRPAPLILGHEGAGTVMGGPMDGTRVTINPLVTCGSCDACRTGRENLCADRQIISMPPREGAFAEFVAMPEANLIPVPDDVPLGKAALAEPIACGWHAVRIGLGLPGGARDALVIGGGAIGVGAALSLSAQGVDRVTLVEPNPLRRETLAAHLDAQIAAPETVTDLQFDMVVDGVGYDATRATAAALTRPGGAILHIGLGGGAAGLDIRRLTLQEIAFIGTYTYTAQDFRDTAQAIFDGRLGTLDWTETRPLSDGARAFADIRAGRVAMPKIVLEP; encoded by the coding sequence ATGAAGGCGCTCGTCTATACCGGCCCGGAATCGCTCGAATTCCGCGAAACGCCCGACCCCCAGCCGCCCGAAGGCCACCACCTGGTGCGGATCGAGAGCGTCGGCATCTGCGGGTCGGACATGCATGCCTTCCTGGGCCACGACCCCCGCCGTCCGGCGCCGCTGATCCTGGGCCACGAGGGCGCGGGCACGGTCATGGGCGGGCCGATGGACGGCACCCGCGTGACGATCAACCCGCTCGTCACCTGCGGCAGCTGCGACGCCTGCCGCACGGGGCGCGAGAACCTCTGCGCCGACCGCCAGATCATCTCCATGCCGCCGCGCGAAGGGGCCTTCGCGGAATTCGTCGCGATGCCCGAGGCGAACCTGATCCCCGTCCCGGACGATGTGCCGCTCGGCAAGGCCGCGCTGGCCGAGCCCATCGCCTGCGGCTGGCACGCCGTGCGAATTGGCCTGGGGCTGCCGGGCGGGGCGCGCGACGCGCTCGTCATCGGCGGCGGCGCCATCGGCGTGGGCGCCGCGCTCAGCCTCAGCGCGCAAGGCGTCGACCGGGTCACGCTGGTCGAGCCGAACCCGCTGCGCCGCGAGACGCTCGCCGCGCATCTCGACGCGCAGATCGCCGCGCCCGAGACGGTGACCGACCTGCAATTCGACATGGTCGTCGACGGCGTGGGCTACGACGCCACCCGCGCGACCGCCGCGGCGCTGACCCGTCCGGGCGGGGCGATCCTGCATATCGGGCTGGGCGGCGGCGCCGCCGGCCTCGATATTCGCCGCCTCACGCTGCAGGAAATCGCCTTCATCGGCACCTATACCTACACCGCGCAGGATTTCCGCGACACGGCGCAGGCGATTTTCGACGGGCGGCTTGGCACGCTCGACTGGACCGAGACGCGGCCCCTGTCGGACGGCGCACGCGCCTTCGCCGATATCCGCGCGGGCCGCGTGGCGATGCCGAAGATCGTGCTGGAGCCCTAG
- a CDS encoding SDR family NAD(P)-dependent oxidoreductase: MAASDRPGPDLTGHVALVTGASSGLGRRAAIALVRAGAQVVAVARRIEALADLASEADGAVAPLPFDLARRDALPELARAAAEPFGAPDILVHAAGINTREPADAVTPEGWDVTLGLNLAVPFFLSQACAPAMKEKGWGRIVNFASLQSTRAFPGGLAYGASKGGIAQLTRAMAEAWSPHGINCNAIGPGFFRTELTQAVFADPERAARNAAQTCIGRNGEPEDLDGPLLFLCSDMARYVTGQVLMVDGGFTAK; this comes from the coding sequence ATGGCCGCATCCGACAGGCCGGGTCCCGATCTGACCGGTCATGTCGCGCTGGTGACCGGGGCCTCCTCGGGTCTCGGCCGCCGCGCCGCCATCGCGCTCGTCCGCGCGGGCGCGCAGGTCGTGGCCGTCGCCCGCCGCATCGAGGCGCTGGCGGATCTGGCGAGCGAGGCGGACGGCGCCGTCGCCCCGCTGCCCTTCGACCTGGCCCGTCGCGACGCCCTGCCCGAGCTGGCGCGCGCCGCGGCCGAGCCCTTCGGGGCGCCCGACATCCTGGTGCACGCCGCCGGCATCAACACGCGCGAGCCCGCCGACGCTGTGACGCCCGAGGGCTGGGACGTCACGCTCGGCCTGAACCTCGCCGTGCCCTTCTTCCTGAGCCAGGCCTGTGCGCCCGCGATGAAGGAAAAAGGCTGGGGCCGGATCGTCAATTTCGCCTCGCTGCAAAGCACCCGCGCCTTTCCCGGCGGGCTGGCCTATGGCGCCTCGAAGGGCGGGATCGCCCAGCTGACCCGCGCGATGGCCGAAGCCTGGTCCCCGCATGGCATCAACTGCAACGCCATCGGCCCCGGCTTCTTCCGCACCGAGCTGACGCAGGCCGTCTTCGCCGACCCGGAGCGCGCCGCGCGCAACGCCGCGCAGACCTGCATCGGCCGCAACGGCGAGCCGGAGGATCTCGACGGGCCGCTGCTCTTTCTGTGCTCGGACATGGCGCGATACGTGACCGGGCAGGTCCTGATGGTCGACGGGGGGTTCACCGCGAAATGA
- the hisD gene encoding histidinol dehydrogenase yields MAREYLKKADLTPASGASDVSAIVQGILDDIEAGGDAKALEYAAKFDRYEGNVVLTEAEIAAAAAQVPEKVKKDIQFSHANVKRFAEAQKATIEDFETEVIPGLIAGQKTIPVEAAGCYVPGGRYSHIASAIMTVTTAKVAGCANIVACSPPRPGVGVAPAIIYAAHLCGADKIVAMGGVQGVAAMTFGLFGLPKANILVGPGNQFVAEAKRILFGRVGIDMFAGPTDSLILADKTADPEIVAADLVGQAEHGYNSPVWLVTDDRALAETVMKRVPELIADLPELNGDNAAKAWRDYAEVILCADREEMAATSDDYAPEHLTVQAEDLDWWLDRLTCYGSLFLGEETTVAFGDKASGTNHVLPTSRAATYTGGLSVHKYMKIVTWQRATRDGARPIAEATARISRLEGMEGHARTADIRLRKYFPEVNFDLSVEG; encoded by the coding sequence ATGGCACGGGAATACCTCAAGAAAGCCGATCTGACGCCGGCCAGCGGCGCCTCCGATGTCAGCGCCATCGTCCAGGGCATCCTCGACGACATCGAGGCGGGCGGGGACGCCAAGGCGCTAGAATACGCCGCCAAGTTCGACCGCTACGAGGGCAATGTCGTCCTGACCGAGGCCGAGATCGCGGCCGCCGCCGCGCAGGTGCCCGAGAAGGTGAAGAAGGACATCCAGTTCAGCCACGCCAACGTGAAGCGCTTCGCCGAGGCGCAGAAGGCCACGATCGAGGATTTCGAGACCGAGGTGATCCCCGGCCTGATCGCCGGCCAGAAGACCATCCCCGTCGAGGCGGCGGGCTGCTACGTGCCCGGCGGGCGCTACAGCCACATCGCCTCGGCGATCATGACGGTGACCACCGCCAAGGTGGCGGGCTGCGCGAATATCGTCGCCTGTTCCCCCCCGCGCCCCGGCGTGGGCGTCGCGCCCGCGATCATCTACGCAGCGCATCTCTGCGGCGCCGACAAGATCGTCGCGATGGGCGGCGTGCAGGGCGTCGCGGCGATGACCTTCGGCCTGTTCGGCCTGCCCAAGGCCAATATCCTCGTGGGCCCGGGCAACCAGTTCGTGGCCGAGGCCAAGCGCATCCTCTTCGGACGCGTCGGCATCGACATGTTCGCGGGCCCGACCGACAGCCTGATCCTCGCCGACAAGACAGCCGATCCGGAGATCGTGGCCGCCGACCTCGTGGGCCAGGCCGAGCATGGCTATAACTCGCCCGTCTGGCTCGTCACCGACGACCGCGCGCTGGCCGAGACCGTGATGAAGCGGGTGCCCGAGCTGATCGCCGACTTGCCCGAGCTCAACGGCGACAACGCCGCCAAAGCCTGGCGCGACTATGCCGAAGTCATCCTCTGCGCCGATCGCGAGGAGATGGCCGCGACCTCCGACGACTACGCGCCCGAGCACCTGACCGTGCAGGCCGAGGATCTCGACTGGTGGCTCGACCGGCTGACCTGCTACGGCTCGCTCTTCTTGGGCGAGGAGACCACGGTGGCCTTCGGCGACAAGGCGTCGGGCACGAACCACGTGCTGCCCACCTCGCGCGCGGCGACCTATACGGGCGGGCTGTCGGTCCACAAATACATGAAGATCGTGACCTGGCAGCGCGCCACCCGTGACGGCGCCCGCCCGATCGCCGAAGCGACGGCCCGCATCTCGCGCCTCGAGGGGATGGAAGGCCATGCGCGGACCGCCGACATCCGGCTGCGCAAATACTTCCCGGAGGTCAATTTCGACCTGAGCGTCGAGGGCTGA